AAAAGTAGTAAATCACATAGACCTCTTAACATATGAAAGACTGGTGGTGAAAGCCTTTCAAGTATACCAAGTGGAGTAAATTAGAAAGATTTATAGTTTCATACTACATATTCACCAGCAAGTCAAGCCTAAAGTAAATACATATACTAAATCTCAAGCAAGTTGTAAAAGATAATATGCAAAAAGGCTAGCTTTTACCAATAATTGGTGATATATTAGAAAGGGTTATTACAGCTTTTGCACACATGAATAAGAAATTAGTGGCAAGGATTAGATACATTTACCTTTGCAAATTCATACAATCAAACATAATGTTCTTACGTAGTGATTAAAGGATCAGAACTTGCGATCACATAATCAGCAACCCTGTCCAATTATGGATAAAAACTAAATTTAACAGACAGTATATTTTATAACATAGATACTGGATAATGTCAGTAGTTTCAAATGCTGAAGGTGATGGTACAAAAAATATTATCTTTAATAATAAACAGGTGGAAGGAGGGTAATACATATGTAAGACCAAATACATACTCTTTGCAGGACCGCGAAGCAGATTCAATACGTCCAACATATTTCAGTTCTTCCTGAGAAATATAGGTCAAAAAATTAGTATATCGACGTGAAATATTCATATTTATAATCACAAGGTGAGACAAGAAGAAGAAAGAGTGACTGGAAAATATACAGGTACCATGTTATACACAGAGATAAGGTTTGATTATTAACACATTACAGGTACCATTAGAATATATATCATCACTTATCACTTAACAAAGAAAAATGAGACGGTGTATCATCCGAATTACTAAAAACAGTAAAGGATTATTAAGTGTCTGTTTAATCATTTAAAATAACACAGAACATATAGATATCACAAAAAAATATTACTGGATGTTGCTAGTTATCTACTTTCCTTATTAAAGACGTCAACATCAGAATGATACCTGTTAGTCGGTCCATTTGAGAAAAATTCTATTTATGCCATCTTGTCAGTTCAACACAGAATTAGGTGAGGCATGAATCTGTGGCTCTCAACATTATTCAAATGTGGCCAACCGACCAGCCTTTTCTTTGGACTATGTAATGAATGTGACAGAAATCACATAAAAAACGGTGCACCCAGAGTTCCTACTCTTGTACATTTAAGATTTACATACAGACCCTCTAAGAAAGATATAAGAGGCGATATATAACTCACCAGTCTGGTACAGATCTTGAGAAAACTTAGTCCTAGAGCCCAATCTTGATACAAAAAGAATGCATGACTTTCATCTACTGGTACCATCATTGGCACAATTACCAAAAGTTCAAAGAGCAATTCAATCACAACTGGGATGATAAAAATCTGGGGAGAGAAATCAATGTCAGAGTTGATAAAATAAACTAGAGAAGTTGTAATCAAAGACCAGATTCTTACCCATATCGACAATAATACAGAGCTCTTCAGAACAATGTCACACCACTTCCATATATGCTTCAAAAGAACTGCAGCTACAACAGTCCAAATGACATAGCTCTCAATGACAAAAGCATAGAGATCTATTACAAAAAATCTAGAGCTGAATGTGTTAATAACACCTAAATTTAATTGCAGAACATAATAGAATGAACAAAACTGAAcatacaaatataaatatacacCGACATATCTATATAAATACACAATGGATGTAAATAAAgctaaaagagagagagagatatgtTACCGATTGAAGGTTGGTTTCAAGCTCCAAAGCTTTAGACCTATAATAAAAGCTTCattaaaatcaaaacataaaattttgaaataaatttaaaatttgcATACATAATCAAACCAAACATTTGCTTTCTCGGCTCGATTTTAAGCTACTAAATTAAATAAGACCACCAATTTCTAGCCCGATTTGTAACGAAAAACTCCTTCCCTTTTTCAAACCATCGTCAATCGCTTTTACCATGGCCAGAATCTTCCACCAAGATCTAGATAGGGAGATGGAAGAGAGAGGAGAAAGAGATGGTAATAGAGAATACAATAGTAGAGTGGAGAAAGAGAGAGCAAATCTCGATTCAGTGATTTTGTATTAGGTTTAAATTGGGTTTTACAAGAAATGAGCGGTAAGAAAGGAGACAGAGAGAGATAGAAAGAcagagatggagagagagagagagagagatgaaggagatgaagtttaatatTTGAGAGAGAGAATCAGAGTTTTTGAGATAGAGCGGAGGTTTGAGAGAGAATTGCAATCATGGTCTGAGAGAGACAACAAAGAGAGAGGGCCGCgagtttgagagagagagagagagccctGATGTGTGAGTCGAGGTTtgggggagagagggagagagataaagatgaagatggagagagagagagagatagaaaTGTATGGGTGTGTGAGTAAAGGGGGAAataattttttaacttttttgtTACAGGGAAAAATTTGGGTACTTAGCGGGGGAACTGAAACATTTATTTAGTCATTTTTTATTAATGGTTATAGACAACGGTTAACATAAATAACCGATGTTAAAGTGAAAAACATAaatttgttattattttaaaattgaacaTAGACAACGACTACTATGTAAAACTGATATTAAATAGGCTTTTAACATCGCTttttttaaaaccgatgttaaatagacttttaacatcgggtgcattacataccgatgtctaagcaccaatgtcgtatctactattttTAGTAGTGTTAAAGCTCAACTCCTTCTAAAGACAACCACTTTAGACCTGATTCACCGAACTCGACGCAATCCGGACtagggggcaagaaaagctcaactcctccTAATGACAACCactttagtcctgattcgccgaactcaacgTAATCCGGACTAGGAGGCAAGGAAAGCACAAAATCTTCTAAACACAACAATCAAAATCTCATATTCTACAAACAGGCCCAAATttactcccccatccagaaaatctgcataagggagtgggggcacATGATAGGACATATAGCTCCTGCAAGTCCTAACCCCGGACTCCTAACTCTACGTAGCTCCTGGAAGAACTAGACCTACACATTTAACTCTACAGCTCCTGGAAGGACGAGTCCTGCACACTACCAGTCCTGACTGGCCTAGTCCCGCAAGACCAACCTTGATGAATCTCAGCACGTGAGACACTGGCCCAAGCACATGatgggacaactgtcacacatcaatcatgggaataatcagggcatgTGTCAGaagatcctcagaacattcctcagccagtccggcactgacacgtgtaaagcatccactccagtCAGGTGTCCTCCGCTCTCAGAACCAAGAGCTAcgatttaaaggtaccaaccccaaaaccctacccttgggctataaatagcccaagaaagtgaggttttggggttaatcactctcttacactaatatacacacacaaccaccctGCATTCATATCTATCTTTATCTTCTCCAAAAGTGAGTTCTTACTCacacgccggaggtgccgcgggaCTCAAatcccccttccggtgttgttttgtagaaACCCCATCACAGTTACACCTCCACAGCGGCGAAAGATCCAGGCACGGCGTTGAAGGAGCGGCTCCGTCACCGGGAATTATCAATATATAGTAAGGTAAGATGCTGTTTACATATTGACAAAGATGGGAAGACTAGTAACTCCACATGCAATCACTATAATGTCTGAGTTTTGTGGGTGTTCACTTGGTGCTACCATCACCATTTTGTATATAACTTTTTCACCGACCTGCAAACTAAATTAGATTATCAAACCTAAATTAGACTACTGATGCTTATTGGGAATCCAACTTTCGTATAAAACAACACAAGTCTTAATCTTCAAGTATTCTGTACATCATTCATGCACATATTCGTCTATTGAATTACGCAATTTAACACGTCAATATCACATAAATTAGGGTAAGTCCTTTTGGTTGTGCCGGTGCTAATATGAATTCCAAATATCTAAAATTCCAAGCTTCAGACATAGTAATATAGTATAGAGAATCGGAAAACTGTGATTTTTTTTTGTTTACAAACATAAAATGTAAAATAATAGGTAAGAAATGGGTACTGTCGCTTTATAACCTAAATGTTTCACTATAAGGTCCCAACAAAATTTTATACAATACTATACTCAGTTGATTGATCTACATAATATATATAATCAATAccaataaaaataaattaattaaacaAATGGGGTGAGAGGACTCCCCAGATCCAACTCTGAAATCGTATTAAGTAGGGAGCTGCTCTAAACAATTATTACATAAAATTGAAATATAAAATTGCATTGTGAGCAAAGATGTCATTATTGTTTAGAACTGAATTATAGTGTGACAAAAAAGTTGTAGGAGTGGAGTGGGATATGCTGGACTTGGAGGCCTAATGTACCTCGGCTAGTGTGCTATGTGGATGTCCTTTATCTAAATTGATTTCATGAACTGTAAGTAATTTGATTATGTAAACCAAAGTAATGTATATGTAGTTACAATTACGTAGTGACCGATAAACATTGTTTGTTGGGGTTTCTGCAAACTTTTGCTTCTTTCTTGAACCTCTCGAAATTCGTCTTTAGTTCCATTGTTAGCTGCTTTATGCCTTTACTACTCTGTCTTGTTCTTGGACCACTATTTAACAATTCATTTTTTGATTCTTTTGCTTTGAGTTTTGATAAGGAAAACGGTCAGAACCAATATTTACCCACAAAAGAATCGCCAACAGAAAATTTGTATTTAGGTAAATGATTTGGGATGCACTCTCTGAATTTGTGGATCAATATCTTCAAAAATTTGTATTTTGATAAATGATTTGGTATGCATTCAATGAAATTGTGGATCAATATTTTTGATTGATATTTAACATTATATTTGTCACAATTATATTTTAGGTCAGATATTTATCTTAAATGGTCccaaaaataatttattataaatgtTGCGCTGACAAGGAACATAACTTAAATTGTAACGAaattttctttatatatatatataatgcacttactgaatttttttttatgaatctGAGATCGATTAGTTGATGTTTTGGACAAATTATATAGGTtttaaattgaaaaataaaatgtaaattaatttaaataaattaattttttccAGTTTTACGGAAAGGAACTTTGTTACTATATGTTAATGGGTATCAGCATATGTTAGTTACTCTAATTTATATAACCTTGCATCACAAGGACACCACCTGCTATTTGTCCTTTTACTGTTTGTTTTTCTTCGATTCGTTTCAACAGGAAATTCAAGAAACTGATACTCATCTCATCATCAACCATATACAAACGAATGGCCACAACTGTTTGTTATTTCACTCAATTATTTATGACAACAAAACATGACCCCCTCATTCTTGTTTTTAAGCTTTTGGAATTAGAATCTCTTGTTTTCTCCCTAGCTACTTTCTTTATTTCTATTCTTTCTACCCTAAAATTCTCTCCTTTCTTTCTTTTCCCACACTTTTCTTcgggtttctttgattttcaacTTATAATCTTGGCATGGAGAAACTAACACACGACCAAATTATTCAACAACAACAACCTCTTAAGTGTCCTCGTTGCGATTCGTCCAACACAAAGTTTTGTTATTACAACAATTACAGTTTGTCCCAGCCTAGGCACTTCTGCAAAGCTTGCAAGAGGTACTGGACTCGCGGTGGAACCCTAAGAAAAGTTCCTGTTGGTGGAGGTTGTAGGAAGAACAAAAGGGTTAAGAAGGCGTCAACAACGCCGACAATAGCAAGTGAGTCTAATTCACCTTCATTATCTGCTCCAGTGACTACTACTAGTACTAACCCTAGTAATGCAAGTCATTCTCGGATTGATCGTATTAATCCCTTACTTTACGGCTTGCATTCGAATCCTTCATCTTCCGATATTAACCTATCATTTCAAAGGTTTAATTCAATGGCTGATACGGCTCCGATTTATGATTACAGTCTTCAGCAGAATCTTTTAGGGTTTTCATCATCTGGTCTAGTAGATAATAATATTACTACTTCTAAGTCATTTGTTTCAAACTATATTCCATCTCCAATTTATGCATCTTCTAATTCAAGTGTTTCTCCTTCATCTGCTATGGCTTCCCTTATCACAACCTCTTCATTTAACCTCGAAGCCGAAAAGTCTATTAGCCCTCCGAATAACTTTTTCGGAATCATCCCTAATTATTCAGACATGCAAATGCAAGGGAATAGTAACAAGTATGTATTGGAAGCCTCATCAAATGATCCGAATTCCCTCTTTTCTGTCGGTGCGAGTTGGTTTGATCCTGCAAATTTTGGTTCTTCGGTCCCTTCTTTGATCTAGCCCCCGCTTTATGTATTTTTAGTTTGTACAATTATATATTAGCAATTTGTGTTGGTTTGTTACGTCCTAGTTAGCTTTCTATAATTAAGTCACTTCACTTTGCTAGTAATTATCTAAGTATTGGTTTAGTGGTGACTTTTAGTTCCACTAGTACCACTCCTTTCGAGAGGCTACAAAGGCAAGAGATAACAGAAAAATTCGAGAATACAAGAGGAGTCATCGAGATCTGAGCGATCCTGTCAGCTGCAGAAGTCCAAGGATATACATTGATATCAATGATCAGGCTGTTGGATTTTTGCTCTGAGAGGAACCTTGGATCCAATCCATCTTCATCATCAACTTCTTCATGGGCAAACAATTACATGCACCTAGGTATCTATTGAGTTGTaatttttatatatgtatatacatttgCGATTGAGTTTTCAGTCTTCACTTGTAACCTTATCAAGcatatttgtattattaatttgGGAATATTAATCGGGACAGTGAATTAAGTCGAAAGTACTACGTTCAAGTGTACAATCCATGCCTTCGTTCTCCTCTTTTTTCTTTTGTGGCAAAATCACATGGCTGGTTGCAACTTAAAAGACCGAGAAATTTTAACTTGTTCTGTTGGAATTATTTAGCGACTTTGTGGTAAAAGTAGAAAGGCAGGTAAGTTATGTAGTAACTTGCTCTATCTTCTTACAAGTGAACGAGTGAAATGCAATGGTGAATTGCTCTTCTCATCCAAACTGAATCATACACAGAAACCTAATAACAAACGCAACTAACTTGCATTTGATGAGCTGTATCCTAGCTGCTAATTTTGATGAGCTGGAGCTATCTTAAGGTGAACCAGCTTCTTGTTGATCTTCAGCATTTGACCGAGCTTCGTTAGACGTATAAGCAATTAAGCATCTGACTGAGATTCATTTGATTATCGCTAAATCCAATATGAGTTTTTCGATTATGATTTGATCTCCTGTTGTGATGGAACCAGAATTGATAAGACGCTTGTTGGATTGACGTGAGATAACTTGGAGTATCTTTAACGTAATTTAGTCAATCAAGTTTGATATTACTTAGTTTTTTTCTCAAAACATTACTCCCTCGTCTCAAGAAAACATTTcttgttttgattttttatacAATTCataagcgattgactactaatttacgtatAATATATAATATCAAATATAGTAATGAGTGgtctaatctataagatcaaatatagtcatgagtgatcttgTTGGATTCATATTTATGAGCATTTTAatacaatgaaatttttatatttacactacaagaaaataaggcTAAATACAACTGCACAAATACAACCAGAGTCAATTTCAACCACTTCCGGTTGAATTTAAGGGGCACGACTAAATACAAATGAAGGCGGTTGTATTTAAATACAGTTGAATTGACGCGGTTGAATTTAGTAATAATTACGACCGAATAAATACAACTGTATTTATATGCAACCATATACGGTTAAGTTTAGTCGTGCTCCTGAATTCAATCGCACTCGGTCGAATTACCCTTGCCAAAAAAGGAGGGAATTTTCTTGCCTTTCTGAAAATTATGATTTCAAATGAATTCGGTTGTATTTATCTAATATGATTGTATTATGTTTTATTTAGTACTTTCAgatttctttttaaaaaaaattatttgaagaTAAGTAAAtattggtttgctattttaaccgtaaactagtattttgaccagtaatTTATGTTGcgattttctaaaaaaattatcatAACACTCattcataaatatattttaaaaaatggCAATATCAAAATTGGACTAAACACTAGTGGGAAGTACGGGTCAAACTACTGGTTGGttgttaaaaaaaataaaatatatttatttttttctaaaaattttgtcgtatcactaaaatatatagatcttgacatccgtacggttggatcattcataaatatttttaaaaaattaaaacatcaatatgggattaaacatttgtaaaagtactggtcaaactattagttgactgttaaaaaagcaaaccaaatatatttatttttgtctAATTTTTTTTTCCGTATCACTAAACTATATAaatcttgacatccatatggttggatcattcattaatattttataaaaaatcgaaaaatcaatatgagattaaacactagttagaagtactggtcaaaatactagttgactattaaaaaagcaaaccaaatatatttatttttttctaattttttttcagatcactaaaatatatagatctttacatccgtacggttggatcattcattaatatttttaaaaatatcgaaacatcaatatgggattaaatactacttagaagtactggtcaaaatacaagttgactatgaaaaaggcaaaccaaatatttttttttcatatcactaaaatatatagatctttaaatctgtacggttggatcattcattaatattttttaaaaaatcgaaacatcaatatgggattaaacattAGTTAGAACAattggtcaaaatactagttgactattaaataaacaaaccaaatatatttatttttttctaattttttttcatatcactaaaatatatagatctttacatccgtacagttggattattcattaatattttaaaaaaaatcgaaacatcaatatgggactaaacatTAGTTAGTTTTagtggtcaaaatactagttgactattaaaaaagcaaaccaaatatatttatttttttctaattttttttcatatcactaaaatatatagatctttacatccgtacggttggatcattcattaatatttttaaaaaaatcaaaacatcaatatgggattaaatactagttaaaagtactggtcaaaaaccagttgactattaaaaaagtaaaccaaatatatttatttttttctaattttttttcatatcactATAATATATACATCTttacatctgtacggttggaccattcattaatattttttaaaaaatcaaaacattaatattagattaaacactagttagaagtaccagtcaaattactagttgaatattaaaaaagaaaaccaaatattttatttttttctaaagtttttatcatattactaaaatatatagatcttgacatccgtacagttggatcatacattgatatttaaaaaaaaacatcaatatgtgattaaacactagttagaagtactggtcaaactactagttgactattaaaaaagcaaaccaaatatatttatttttttgtaagATTTTTGTCATACCACTAAAATATATGAATTGTCAAATTTTAGTTTTTACAAAAAAAGTAACGTGGTAAGATAAATTTTGAATTTCTTTTATTCATTGCATTACAAAAATTAGAAATTTGtcaaattacaataattatatattttttcgAAAGTTTTATTAAGAattttgttagtcccttaacaatatgacaagaattacagaaggggggttgaatggaattcttgaaactctttcttgaaataaaatattctaactcaaatataaatataagtgtattgattagcacaatgcggaataaaaacttaagtgaatcaagacacaagtaattaaaaacaagagtcttcaaaaactttctggtggatttgaatgattccaccagagatatatattatatatcgagagaaccctgtgtgcagaaaatgctcacagctgcttacaacaattaaacttctaagactacaaaaaaatgctaagaatcctgcttacaaatgtttctctgctttcttgcttagattGATAGTatcttagttgctactacttggtttatatatcaccaagattacaatgtaataagaaaagataataaaacaaaaactatctagtctattacaatgctacttcattactctattccagcatctttgaatatcttcataatagcatggaaatggcaatgctt
This genomic interval from Apium graveolens cultivar Ventura chromosome 8, ASM990537v1, whole genome shotgun sequence contains the following:
- the LOC141679004 gene encoding dof zinc finger protein DOF1.4-like, which produces MEKLTHDQIIQQQQPLKCPRCDSSNTKFCYYNNYSLSQPRHFCKACKRYWTRGGTLRKVPVGGGCRKNKRVKKASTTPTIASESNSPSLSAPVTTTSTNPSNASHSRIDRINPLLYGLHSNPSSSDINLSFQRFNSMADTAPIYDYSLQQNLLGFSSSGLVDNNITTSKSFVSNYIPSPIYASSNSSVSPSSAMASLITTSSFNLEAEKSISPPNNFFGIIPNYSDMQMQGNSNKYVLEASSNDPNSLFSVGASWFDPANFGSSVPSLI